From a region of the Procambarus clarkii isolate CNS0578487 chromosome 18, FALCON_Pclarkii_2.0, whole genome shotgun sequence genome:
- the LOC123754306 gene encoding caspase Dronc isoform X2 — protein sequence MDATWRRILREHKDAIAEALVHTEMTQHIIYELREEGVLTSERAEAFKMETTKTTRMKNLISYLETCGEGAFQKLLKVLMQLGLSALVMRLNESINEEHSGNLGGNSNELEDLTYMPNIHIGQPGQLPTLPRPPCRRPEMPEYHMVESGIPNEPLIIDVVPYREVGGQDLEPASVYKNLTMPRGLVFMANFKNFNNDEHSPRTGSETDVKNLTMLFSQMGYSIPNVHLNMKKYETIKALREFQALDDLNYVDSCIVVIMSHGRDEKSFYTSDNNFLSVNDVVERFSNKECPALQGKPKIFIFQYCRGTAPDIGVPPVPQPVMHSRALDVQTDSAHFGEAIIDRHPTYTDMYIAYSTVEGFVSFRHPKRGSWLMEAICFVFMNNACDHELDSLMKMVSRRVRDNYTDDGNKQVCEFVNRAFDRHFFFNPEPLRNTGLLNMSTLSNALSDSRSLENAASPLPAPAYCQKRHTHCSRGTIPVAYSNNNYRQTRHRNLSWANNASERSLEEHEPLNLNPNTALICPRVSSLSGARPRRRTSLPETSYLHHSTPLPRRREARGRANSEQEQAQELQEAATDPPEILNYSTGSDVFIEDPQDGIETPSEDPHDVVDTAQFSFGVRAEALPEHMSRESPLRMTGGNSSALIGEVQRGGDHEGILHSQSTTTIILEYEEEELNGPHMAIKRQNSAPSSNETLEKIDGVRKFLQVHDSEEMFKEPLRRIESFVKKRDESKRIKLDRDDSDNLEQ from the exons ATGGATGCAACGTGGAGGAGGATCCTGCGGGAACATAAGGATGCTATAGCTGAAGCGTTagtacacacagaaatgacaCAACATATCATCTATGAGCTTAGAGAGGAAGGTGTCCTGACTTCAGAAAGGGCAGAGGCATTCAAG ATGGAAACTACAAAAACCACGAGGATGAAAAATTTGATTTCATATCTTGAAACGTGCGGAGAAGGAGCATTTCAGAAATTGCTGAAAGTGTTAATGCAGTTGGGCCTGAGTGCTCTTGTTATGCGACTAAATGAGAGCATCAACGAGGAACACAGCGGGAACCTTGG TGGGAATAGCAATGAATTAGAGGACCTGACGTACATGCCAAACATCCATATTGGACAGCCAGGTCAACTGCCTACACTGCCTCGTCCTCCATGCAGAAGACCCGAGATGCCAGAATATCACATGGTTGAGAGCGGTATCCCTAATGAACCTTTGATAATAGATGTAGTGCCTTACAGGGAGGTTGGGGGTCAGGACTTGGAACCTGCATCG GTGTATAAAAATCTCACCATGCCTCGAGGACTGGTATTCATGGCGAATTTTAAAAATTTTAATAATGATGAACATAGTCCTCGTACAGGGTCGGAAACTGATGTGAAAAACCTTACAATGTTATTTTCACAAATGGGTTACAGTATACCAAACGTCCACCTGAATATGAAAAAATAC GAAACAATAAAGGCTTTAAGGGAATTTCAGGCCCTTGATGACTTGAATTATGTGGACTCTTGCATAGTGGTAATTATGAGTCATGGCCGCGATGAAAAGTCTTTTTACACCTCTGACAATAATTTTCTCAGTGTGAATGATGTAGTGGAAAGGTTCAGCAACAAGGAATGTCCAGCACTACAAGGAAAACCTAAGATATTCATCTTCCAGTACTGCAG AGGGACAGCACCAGATATTGGAGTACCACCTGTGCCTCAGCCTGTGATGCACAGTCGTGCTCTTGATGTCCAGACAGACTCGGCTCATTTTGGGGAAGCCATTATTGACAGACACCCAACCTACACGGATATGTACATTGCTTACTCAACTGTTGAAG GTTTTGTGTCATTTCGTCACCCTAAACGAGGATCTTGGTTAATGGAGGCCATCTGTTTTGTCTTCATGAATAACGCATGTGATCATGAACTAGATTCGCTTATGAAAATG GTTTCTCGTAGGGTGCGCGATAACTACACTGATGACGGCAACAAGCAAGTGTGCGAGTTTGTTAATAGAGCTTTCGACCGACACTTTTTCTTCAACCCTGAGCCACTGAGAAACAC TGGATTATTGAACATGAGCACTCTGTCAAATGCTCTATCTGACTCGAGGAGTTTGGAAAATGCTGCATCACCACTACCTGCTCCTGCATATTGTCAAAAAAGGCACACGCATTGCTCTCGAGGAACAATACCTGTGGCATACTCGAATAACAATTATCGtcaaacaagacacagaaaccTAAGTTGGGCCAATAATGCTTCAGAGAGAAGTTTGGAAGAACATGAACCTCTTAATCTCAACCCAAACACAGCACTCATTTGCCCTCGAGTGAGCAGCCTGAGTGGCGCTCGTCCTCGAAGGCGTACTTCTCTGCCTGAAACAAGCTACTTGCACCATTCTACTCCTCTTCCTCGTCGTCGAGAAGCAAGGGGCCGTGCCAACAGTGAGCAAGAGCAAGCCCAGGAACTACAAGAAGCTGCTACTGATCCACCTGAAATACTTAATTATAGCACTGG aAGTGATGTATTCATTGAAGATCCTCAGGATGGAATTGAAACCCCTTCTGAAGATCCTCATGATGTAGTTGACACTGCTCAATTCAGTTTTGGTGTAAGAGCTGAAGCATTGCCAGAGCACATGAGTAGAGAATCTCCTTTGCGCATGACTGGTGGAAACTCGTCAGCATTGATTGGCGAGGTTCAAAGAGGAGGAGACCATGAAGGTATATTGCACTCACAAAGCACTACAACCATTATACTGGAATACGAAGAGGAGGAGTTGAATGGACCACACATGGCCATTAAGAGACAAAACTCGGCCCCATCATCAAATGAAACCCTTGAGAAAATTGATGGTGTAAGAAAATTTTTACAG GTTCATGACTCTGAAGAAATGTTTAAAGAACCCCTCAGGAGAATTGAGAGCTTTGTTAAGAAGAGGGATGAAAGTAAGCGGATAAAACTGGACAGGGATGACTCGGACAATCTTGAACAATGA
- the LOC123754306 gene encoding caspase Dronc isoform X1: protein MDATWRRILREHKDAIAEALVHTEMTQHIIYELREEGVLTSERAEAFKQMETTKTTRMKNLISYLETCGEGAFQKLLKVLMQLGLSALVMRLNESINEEHSGNLGGNSNELEDLTYMPNIHIGQPGQLPTLPRPPCRRPEMPEYHMVESGIPNEPLIIDVVPYREVGGQDLEPASVYKNLTMPRGLVFMANFKNFNNDEHSPRTGSETDVKNLTMLFSQMGYSIPNVHLNMKKYETIKALREFQALDDLNYVDSCIVVIMSHGRDEKSFYTSDNNFLSVNDVVERFSNKECPALQGKPKIFIFQYCRGTAPDIGVPPVPQPVMHSRALDVQTDSAHFGEAIIDRHPTYTDMYIAYSTVEGFVSFRHPKRGSWLMEAICFVFMNNACDHELDSLMKMVSRRVRDNYTDDGNKQVCEFVNRAFDRHFFFNPEPLRNTGLLNMSTLSNALSDSRSLENAASPLPAPAYCQKRHTHCSRGTIPVAYSNNNYRQTRHRNLSWANNASERSLEEHEPLNLNPNTALICPRVSSLSGARPRRRTSLPETSYLHHSTPLPRRREARGRANSEQEQAQELQEAATDPPEILNYSTGSDVFIEDPQDGIETPSEDPHDVVDTAQFSFGVRAEALPEHMSRESPLRMTGGNSSALIGEVQRGGDHEGILHSQSTTTIILEYEEEELNGPHMAIKRQNSAPSSNETLEKIDGVRKFLQVHDSEEMFKEPLRRIESFVKKRDESKRIKLDRDDSDNLEQ from the exons ATGGATGCAACGTGGAGGAGGATCCTGCGGGAACATAAGGATGCTATAGCTGAAGCGTTagtacacacagaaatgacaCAACATATCATCTATGAGCTTAGAGAGGAAGGTGTCCTGACTTCAGAAAGGGCAGAGGCATTCAAG CAGATGGAAACTACAAAAACCACGAGGATGAAAAATTTGATTTCATATCTTGAAACGTGCGGAGAAGGAGCATTTCAGAAATTGCTGAAAGTGTTAATGCAGTTGGGCCTGAGTGCTCTTGTTATGCGACTAAATGAGAGCATCAACGAGGAACACAGCGGGAACCTTGG TGGGAATAGCAATGAATTAGAGGACCTGACGTACATGCCAAACATCCATATTGGACAGCCAGGTCAACTGCCTACACTGCCTCGTCCTCCATGCAGAAGACCCGAGATGCCAGAATATCACATGGTTGAGAGCGGTATCCCTAATGAACCTTTGATAATAGATGTAGTGCCTTACAGGGAGGTTGGGGGTCAGGACTTGGAACCTGCATCG GTGTATAAAAATCTCACCATGCCTCGAGGACTGGTATTCATGGCGAATTTTAAAAATTTTAATAATGATGAACATAGTCCTCGTACAGGGTCGGAAACTGATGTGAAAAACCTTACAATGTTATTTTCACAAATGGGTTACAGTATACCAAACGTCCACCTGAATATGAAAAAATAC GAAACAATAAAGGCTTTAAGGGAATTTCAGGCCCTTGATGACTTGAATTATGTGGACTCTTGCATAGTGGTAATTATGAGTCATGGCCGCGATGAAAAGTCTTTTTACACCTCTGACAATAATTTTCTCAGTGTGAATGATGTAGTGGAAAGGTTCAGCAACAAGGAATGTCCAGCACTACAAGGAAAACCTAAGATATTCATCTTCCAGTACTGCAG AGGGACAGCACCAGATATTGGAGTACCACCTGTGCCTCAGCCTGTGATGCACAGTCGTGCTCTTGATGTCCAGACAGACTCGGCTCATTTTGGGGAAGCCATTATTGACAGACACCCAACCTACACGGATATGTACATTGCTTACTCAACTGTTGAAG GTTTTGTGTCATTTCGTCACCCTAAACGAGGATCTTGGTTAATGGAGGCCATCTGTTTTGTCTTCATGAATAACGCATGTGATCATGAACTAGATTCGCTTATGAAAATG GTTTCTCGTAGGGTGCGCGATAACTACACTGATGACGGCAACAAGCAAGTGTGCGAGTTTGTTAATAGAGCTTTCGACCGACACTTTTTCTTCAACCCTGAGCCACTGAGAAACAC TGGATTATTGAACATGAGCACTCTGTCAAATGCTCTATCTGACTCGAGGAGTTTGGAAAATGCTGCATCACCACTACCTGCTCCTGCATATTGTCAAAAAAGGCACACGCATTGCTCTCGAGGAACAATACCTGTGGCATACTCGAATAACAATTATCGtcaaacaagacacagaaaccTAAGTTGGGCCAATAATGCTTCAGAGAGAAGTTTGGAAGAACATGAACCTCTTAATCTCAACCCAAACACAGCACTCATTTGCCCTCGAGTGAGCAGCCTGAGTGGCGCTCGTCCTCGAAGGCGTACTTCTCTGCCTGAAACAAGCTACTTGCACCATTCTACTCCTCTTCCTCGTCGTCGAGAAGCAAGGGGCCGTGCCAACAGTGAGCAAGAGCAAGCCCAGGAACTACAAGAAGCTGCTACTGATCCACCTGAAATACTTAATTATAGCACTGG aAGTGATGTATTCATTGAAGATCCTCAGGATGGAATTGAAACCCCTTCTGAAGATCCTCATGATGTAGTTGACACTGCTCAATTCAGTTTTGGTGTAAGAGCTGAAGCATTGCCAGAGCACATGAGTAGAGAATCTCCTTTGCGCATGACTGGTGGAAACTCGTCAGCATTGATTGGCGAGGTTCAAAGAGGAGGAGACCATGAAGGTATATTGCACTCACAAAGCACTACAACCATTATACTGGAATACGAAGAGGAGGAGTTGAATGGACCACACATGGCCATTAAGAGACAAAACTCGGCCCCATCATCAAATGAAACCCTTGAGAAAATTGATGGTGTAAGAAAATTTTTACAG GTTCATGACTCTGAAGAAATGTTTAAAGAACCCCTCAGGAGAATTGAGAGCTTTGTTAAGAAGAGGGATGAAAGTAAGCGGATAAAACTGGACAGGGATGACTCGGACAATCTTGAACAATGA